The segment gaACCACTAAAGAAGCCCGTATTTAACCATGTTGCAAATATATTCCTTGTCATTAACAGGACACTGCCTTCGTAAACCATTCTTATCCTTTATATTGTCTCATAATGGAAAGTGcttaatataaatgtttttagATGTTGATCTTTTCATCACACACTAGTGAACAATCATGTAAataattatacacatacacacacagatatgcagatgacaccacccttatagcagaaagtgaagagaaactaaaaagcctcttgatgaaagcgaaagaggagagtgaaagttggcttaaagctcaacattcagaaaatgaagatcatggcatctggtcccatcacttcatgggaaatagatggggaaacagtggaaacagtgtcagactttattttgggggggctccaaaatcactgcagatggtgactgcagccatgaaattaaaagacgcttactccttggaaggaaagttatgaccaacctagatagcatattcaaaagcagagacattactttgccaacaaagtttcgtctagtcaaggctatggtttttccaggagttatgtatggatgtgagtgttggactgtgaagaaagctgggcgctgaagaattgatgcttttgaactgtggtgttggagaagactcttgagagtcccttggactgcaaggagatccaaccagtccattctgaaggagatcagccctaggtgttctttggaaggactgatgctgaagctgaaactccaatactttggccacctcatgcaaagagttgactcattggaaaagactctgatgctgggagggattgggggcaggaggagaaggggacgacagaggatgagatggctggatggcatcactgactcgatggacgtgagtttgagtgaactccgggagttggtgatggacagggaggcctggtgcgctgcgatttatggggtcgcaaagagtcggacacgactgagtgactgaactgaactgacatacatattaatatatacacaactacatatatatgcatatatatacacacacacatacaggcataCGTGCTGTGTGTTATATGTATTGCTTAAACCGACTTCttggaaagtttattttttgcaCTTAGAAAACCTGGGGTGTAAATATAACAAAGTAACAGTTTGCTCCACAGTCCCTTTAACAGGCCCCTTTCCATGAATTCTGAGTGCAACTTGTTCATGAATATGGAAAGTAtctgaagattttcttttaacttgTCTTGATTTCCTTGAAGACTCTGGCACACAGCATGAGATTAAAATAACCTGGCGTTGCTGGCGATTTTGCTCACAAATACCAAGGAATAAATATTAGAATGATGGATTCTCTTTCCCTTGTCAACCATGAATGTATTCCTGCCAGGGGCAAGGTCTAGAgagtaagttaaaaataaacaagtagaacCAGAGAgtaactttattcttttattcaaagtttattaaaataaagaacaaatttaaaagcACACATACCACTCAGCACCAATATAATAACACTCTTTCTACTGATAATCTCCAAAGCATTTCTGTTTCTGCAGTTGAGAagcagagatacacacacacacattctcaccaCATTTACCCAGTACTCATAGCATCATGCCCCGAATATTCTCCTTGCTAGGGAGGCGAGGATGGGCAGAGGCAAACGAGTGTGACTACATCCAACCACTAACTGAGTCAAGGACTCTTTCGTTAGCAGTTATCATTTGCACACTAGTAACTTCTGCACATTCTAATCTCCCCGTCCGGGTGCCCGATTATCTGGGCGAGAGATGGAGTCTGGTGACGATGTGATGCAAATTTAAACAAAACTGGCCAACATTCCCTACCCAATATCTTTTAATTGCTTTGGTTATAAAGTACTGGATTCTTATGTCATGACATCTTCCAATCTTAACACCCATAAAAACCGCACCGACCAGTGACATGGACTGGAGAAGCCTTGagaggattttctttctttcccactctattctgtgggtttctttcatttatgtgTTTACCTATTTgctttggggggaggggcagggaatgGGAGTTTTGAGCCAAAATAGTGACTTCATTAACCATCTCCTGGGTCGTCGAAGTCTCtgcagcaaattaaaaaaaaataataaactccaTGGAGCTCCAGTGCGGCTGTCCAAGTTGGCATAGAGCCCCAACTTGCATGAGCAGTATTGTTCAGAGATCACTACGTATTTGCCAACTGATTGACTCACCTTGGAACGGCACTGGATCTTAAGTCTGAGACCTTGCTTCTGGAGCTATCCAGAAGGCAAGGCATTTAGGAAGTGGCCCAATATTTTGCTAAAGCCACTCTAACGGCACTCATCAGTCCTCCTCCAAAAGTGAGAAGTTTCTTTCCAGGTCTTCCCAGATCAATAGACCAAGCCCCCAGGGCCTAGTTCTTCCCAGTTTGCAACTTCCTGAATCGCCCAGGTCCTGGTCCCCTTCTTTCATACAGGAGGCTACCAAGAGAGGGTGGATCACCAAGCCGAGGTTGGTACTTACACCCCGTCTGGACTTATATAGGAAGGCTGGGCTTAGCTTCTATTTTTAAggtaaaggaggaagaagagaggaggttggaatataactaaaaatattttagttctgATTTTTGgcaatatcattttttaaagaaaaactcttgtttttctttaaaaaaattaatttttaaattttaaaattaaaacctcaCTGAGAAATTAAGAATCTCACTGTTAATCTCCACTGCTCAGAGAATAGCACTGAGTTATGTTCTGAAAAGCTTTAAATGCTGGCAAAGGTTTTATTAATTCTTCAATGGGACAGAAGTTAgtgtctattttttcccctttgcaatGGCCATCTGATTGTAATTAAGTTTATCTTCCAACTGTAAGTCAGAAATTAGGTAGAATAAATGTCCATGTTTATCCTCTTATCATCCACAGAATGGGAAGTCCTGCATGTACATTAATGCATTCTGCTTGCTGTGGACACAGCCCATAGGGCATGCTGAGGGCAACTGATATCCTATATCCAGCTGGGAATTTCCCCAAAGGCACAGACATTGTCTTTAACCTGCGTCTATGGTATTTTATGCAGCAAGGCAGCATCCATGTATGATCTCCCCATATTTCATAAGTTTTATTCAAGAGCCCAAAATGTGAAATACACTCAGACAAAATGAAAGAGAGCAGGCCTTTCTGCTCTTCTTGATCACAGAATTGGCATTTCCTGGTTAAtggtaggaaagtgaaagtgttagtcactcagttgtgtctgactttctgtgaccccatggactgtagcccaccaggctcctctgtccatgggattctccagccatgaatactggagtgggttgctattcccttctccaggggatcttcctgacccagggatcgaatccaggtctcctgcattgtgggcagattctttatcatctgagccaccacttaACTAAATCAATAGACCATTTCAAAGTTGATATTACTAAAAATCAGGGGTACATTCTACAAACAAGGTGAAGACAAAAGACCAGAGAtcaaaaatatgaatatgaaaagtCATATGAGTTAAATGATCATAACTTTAGCTATACATAGCAAGTACAGCACTAACCTGCTTCTAAGGAGGTCAGGTACACTTTAATatctgtatgaaagtgaaagtgttcattgctcagccgtgtcagactctgtgtaatcccatgaactgtggcccaccaggctcctctgttcatggagttctccaggcaagaatactggagtgggttgccatttccttctccaggggatcttcccgacccagggattgaacctgggtctacttgcactggagacagattctttaccatctgagtcatcagggaagcccaatctctgTGAAACACTTATCCTATTGTGCAAGCATTTCATGTATGCCCATTCAAGAAAGTCATTATTGATTTCACTATTATTTTCTCTAAGCAATAAAGTAAGTTTTGAATAGTTCCAAGACATAAGTCTTTCAAACAGTACATGTTGGAGTAAATCCAGATGCTATAAATAACACCCAAAATTGCTTGGAAACTATTTCTATAATAGACAAGCTAATTCAGTTTAAAAGGCTAAACTGATAGCTCCATGTAAACATAGCCTATGGGGTTGGGTGGGAGGGAAATATTTAGGTTCTAAAAAAagacatcatatatatatatatagaagtttatatatgtatatataaacttatatcttataccatatatatatatataaatttataaattttgccTTGTGAGAACAGGAACAAAAATCCTTCAAAGGAACATACTTTATAAAAGATAAGATAGGTGGGGTATTGATTTCAGGGTATTGACAATACCTGTCAGTTTCAGGATATTGACAATCTAAGAATTTCTGTGAGCATACCAGCTAAACACTGATTCTCCTCTATCTCAAATAATGAGTTCTTATTAAGTTCCTTATAAGATACACCACAGGAAATCACAAAAGTTCATGTTGAGATAAATAAGTTATGTAGTTATAGGCTTCTCCTAACTCTGATAACACCAAGCCATTTTACATACTGTAGGATTCCTGAGCTTTGTCAATTCACTTTCTCCATTGGCCCTCAACAGCCTTTCTTCCGGTAACTCTCCTGTGTTCCACTGAACATGTCTTTGTCCCTGATACTCAGTCTATACCTTTGTGTGTTTACTTCCCACTGCTTCCCGTCTCCACCAGCCTATCCTCAGGGAGAAGAACTGCATGCACACAaccttctctttctttaaaaatgtatcacaGCAGGGTAGTTTTCTCATCACCCTTTCCCCCAGACAACTGGCACTGCCTGCCTTAGCCACGTCTCATCCCCCCACCAGCTTCGCCAACATCCTGTTCCCTTATTGTACGTGTAGAACAAAGGGGAGGTTTACAGACAACAGCGTGAGTGTGCTGCCaccaacttttctttttcttccctaggATACCACACAAATCACGACACTATTTTGAAGGTAAAAATCAAGGGGCTATGCCAATAAATCAAGGGGTTTAACAACTAAGGACTCAGAAATACTCTATTCTCAATGTGATTTTCCAGAAATTCATTAATGtcacattttcaaaatttgtttctttgttggtACATTTTGTAGAATTTAGAACAGTAAGAAGGTTAAATGTTGCAGTGAAaaataatcagtttttaaaatggagCTTTAATATCTAAACAATAAACGATACAGTGATATGACTATTATGttgctccatttaaaaaataaaatggtttttgGTTCTTGCACACTCAGttcccattttttttctgatttcaggCAGTTAGTTCAGGAAGATATTTTCGATTTTAGATAtcttttatattacttttatgaTTCAATTATTAATGGAATGGCCATAGGAACCTTTGattgtacatataaatataaccATATACTATGATCTGATAACATCCTcaaatttacaataaaaatttaatatacaaaattGGTTGATCTTTTTTGGAAGTTAGGACATTAGTTAATACTTATATTACTTATAAGTAGAActatatcttcattttaaagagaaatatggaatatatatttaaatagcaTTATAAAAATGTACTACAGAAGTCTTAGATGACTCTACCTCATCTAAGAGGAACAAAGGAAAACCCAAGTCCAAATTAAATATGAATGGGAATTCCATCCTACCAAACTCCATGATCCTGAGGATTTCATCAGTAGCAAACCTCCAAAATCGCTGATGGGAATTGTCTCACACTTTCTTGTCCTCTATTTGGCTCTATATTGCTGAGCTCATCATTCAGAGAACACTGCCATAGAGGCCCAGACCAAGAAGCAATGGGACCACAGTACAACTGTAGGGATGCAGAGGGAGACCCTGGCCCCACTGGGCCCACTGGTGTTACCTTTCATCAGCATCACGAGGTATAATCACCTGCTGAACACGTAAACACCACAAACATGTTtcaaaaagtaatacaaatattaaaatgcattttttcccTCTCAATCCCCCTTTCTCTTCAATCCAGGAATATATGACAAATACATAGATCTCATATGTATATTCTCTATGCTATCTTAGTGGAGCTTCTTTTTCTAGCTTTGCGTATGTTTCCGTGTTTCTGTGACTGACAAATTAGTACCACTCTCTACAGTTTCAAGGTGAAGCTCTATGAAACCTCCTAATCTTTCTGCCTCATTTTCCTAGCTTGTCGGTTTGATTTGCTTCTAGTACTTTCTCCACCTGTGTAGAAAGTAACCATCAGATATCAGATGACCATTCTAACCCTCCAGTAGGTATCATTCTTGATATCTGCAAATATACCTGCTAGTTCTGGGACATCCAGACTGGCACAGAGCAGTACATGGCTAGAAACTAGAAGGTCAGAAACTTCTCTAACATgttaaacaataaggtcctaacCACATGGCCTGGACTTGAAGACTCATTCTCAGTAAAGATTTGGCAAATATCCAGCTGGGCTCTATCCATACTGAATAAAGCCCAGGTAATACCCTTTACACTAACAAGGATGGTGGCTTCCCTAACATAGCAGTCATTCCCGTAGTCTTTTCTTCAGGTCCCAGGGCAGGCATCAGCTGTATCACTTCTTTTATGAGGGCAGAAATGAACACATGCTGAaacaagttttcttcttttccatcttgGGATCTTTTCATTCTGGGCTTTtcaccaggaagagaagagataGGGCTACTATTTAGCCAAAAGCCATTTAAGTGGTCAAAGTAGTATCCAGATGTTAGAGGTTTATGTTCTTCTGACACGTAAATTCCCGTCTTTCAGTGAGAAAATGGGACTCAGTTGAAATAGTGGATTGAATTCTTAGTTTCCTTGtctttacataaattaaaaaaaaaaaaaaaagctctgttaCAATCATACTTTTAACCAGCTAATCTAGCTTTCATCTCTTGCTGAAATTCTTCTCCAGCCAACGCCGGACTTCTTGCAGGTTGTAAAAGAAGGGGCCCTTTCCTCCCAGATAAGCAATTTTCTGTCTCTGCACGATGCACACACGTTCAAAGGCTACCCCATAAGCAACGTTGGCATTATTGTCCATGCGGTCAGCCACAACTCGGCACTGGGGCGGCAAGGAGAAAcgctccaggagctggtgggctgctgcgCATCGGTCTTCCTGGTTCCGGTGCTTCTTCACCtcgaaaaacaaagaagaatccCCAGGCACTGCCCAACCATCTGAAGGATGAGCCTCATCAATGTAGACCAACAGGAAGTCAGCCACGGATGAGAACTCTTCCACCAGTTTGCTGAAGGCTGGCAGCTGGTTAGTGAAAGGAGGTCAAGTGGCCGAGCCGAAGTTGACCACCAGTGGGCGCTCAGGGCTGGCAAAGTCCAGAAGGTGGCATTCAGTTCCATCCACTGTTTTCTCCTGGGCACCATTTCCACTGGTGTCACCTCCTTCCGGACTGGAGACATGCACCACGCTGGAATTGGGGGCATCTTCACCCAGTTTCACCTGGTGATGGAAAACGAAAGAGAGAGGCAAGACCACATGAAGCACGCACTCACTTCAGTTCACTCTGTACAGAAACGATTGGCTTTAATAAAATGCGGCATTTCCTTTGGAGGATATGGTAAACACATATTGACTTGAGTAAAGACCCATCATGGCAGGTAAGGTAATGAATGGCCCCAAAGAGAATAAAagtctttttcattctgtctaGTCACTAAAGGCAATTCTTCTCATCACTGAAGGTACTGCAGTTAACTGTCTTCATAATTAAGTTGAGGCTAATGTTCTTTACTGTGCTTACTCTGTGTCAGTGCTTAGCTCACAATATATAACAAATGATTAATGGGTTTCAttttagaagtgaaaagtgaatggtctactttaaaataaatgatcagaGTTGTGGGACATGGCACCTCTTTCTGAATTCCCACTTCTGAATTCTAAAGTACTCAGGAAAGTCCTTTATAGTCTTGCCTAAAAGT is part of the Bos indicus x Bos taurus breed Angus x Brahman F1 hybrid chromosome 10, Bos_hybrid_MaternalHap_v2.0, whole genome shotgun sequence genome and harbors:
- the DIO2 gene encoding type II iodothyronine deiodinase isoform X1, whose protein sequence is MGILSVDLLITLQILPVFFSNCLFLALYDSVILLKHVVLLLSRSKSTRGQWRRMLTSEGMRCIWKSFLLDAYKQVKLGEDAPNSSVVHVSSPEGGDTSGNGAQEKTVDGTECHLLDFASPERPLVVNFGSATUPPFTNQLPAFSKLVEEFSSVADFLLVYIDEAHPSDGWAVPGDSSLFFEVKKHRNQEDRCAAAHQLLERFSLPPQCRVVADRMDNNANVAYGVAFERVCIVQRQKIAYLGGKGPFFYNLQEVRRWLEKNFSKRUKLD
- the DIO2 gene encoding type II iodothyronine deiodinase isoform X2 encodes the protein MGILSVDLLITLQILPVFFSNCLFLALYDSVILLKHVVLLLSRSKSTRGQWRRMLTSEGMRCIWKSFLLDAYKQVKLGEDAPNSSVVHVSSPEGGDTSGNGAQEKTVDGTECHLLDFASPERPLVVNFGSATUPPFTNQLPAFSKLVEEFSSVADFLLVYIDEAHPSDGWAVPGDSSLFFEVKKHRNQEDRCAAAHQLLERFSLPPQCRVVADRMDNNANVAYGVAFERVCIVQRQKIAYLGGKGPFFYNLQEVRRWLEKNFSKR